The following proteins are encoded in a genomic region of [Eubacterium] hominis:
- a CDS encoding transcription antiterminator: MTQKVDSNNRKILELLLNTETVTVAWLSQEIGISEKSVRTKIDIVDVFLQENGLGTIQKKRHFGIWLEANEEQRFQIHQIIQKDQDVETKVGKDQRVYNVLRVLLKNADKAYISTKALSDRLYLSLPTTLKVVQEVKEWLSKYHVRMISNRNLGLTLAFEEVDYRLAVRNFISKYAAANYQEELTFICPGIDVTVITEIILQSERKWNFEFAEDSFQDVAIYISLALHRNAFQSMPVFKQHDIEQLQEHTEYEFAKYVLDSVFTHFHQVAIEEDIAFLTIQLLCSRLTDIGDITDTQKFFFEFNTKVEDFVHKIMEVLSDVLDMDLMKDETLFTALKLHLKPCLFRLKYKRESGSRMTAYLKKEFPDTFRVVWIVSMLIEEYFDLKITEDELSYIVIYIQAAIDRNAENINTVLVSSSGFGINMMLKEKIMRTFPKINIIDIITVHEFRFKKYKNVEMILTLSNLENESRAVEIDGLLSESSMKAINTKLLEINRKKEEQVHFDKICHQLFDPDLIFTRVKGKSKKEVLRQVHKQLVKKGYAKENFLMTLLDREEKTPTSIGNGVAIPHGSQTEIYISKVCFVTLETPIQWDVKEKVDFIAVLVLKADCDIEIRKMRSFYKSFLELVDTRERVENLVALQSPMDFYKCLIQ, from the coding sequence ATGACACAGAAAGTTGATAGTAATAACAGAAAAATTTTGGAGTTACTTCTTAATACTGAAACGGTAACAGTGGCATGGTTATCTCAGGAAATAGGGATCTCCGAAAAAAGCGTTAGAACGAAAATCGATATTGTAGATGTATTCTTACAAGAAAATGGTTTAGGCACGATTCAGAAAAAAAGACATTTCGGTATTTGGTTAGAAGCAAATGAAGAACAAAGGTTTCAAATACATCAAATTATACAAAAAGATCAAGATGTAGAGACGAAAGTAGGTAAAGATCAACGTGTATACAATGTATTAAGAGTTCTTTTGAAAAATGCGGATAAAGCTTATATTAGTACAAAGGCTTTATCTGATCGATTATATTTGAGTTTACCAACTACTCTAAAAGTTGTTCAAGAAGTTAAAGAATGGCTATCTAAATACCATGTTCGTATGATTAGTAATCGCAATTTAGGATTAACCTTAGCTTTTGAAGAGGTTGATTATCGATTGGCAGTTAGAAACTTTATTTCAAAATATGCTGCAGCAAATTATCAAGAAGAACTAACATTTATTTGCCCTGGAATTGATGTAACTGTGATAACAGAGATTATTTTGCAAAGTGAACGTAAATGGAATTTTGAATTTGCTGAAGACTCATTCCAAGATGTAGCAATATATATTTCCTTAGCCCTTCATCGAAATGCATTTCAATCTATGCCAGTATTCAAGCAACACGACATAGAACAATTGCAAGAACATACAGAATATGAATTCGCAAAATATGTATTGGATAGTGTATTTACACATTTTCATCAAGTTGCTATAGAGGAGGATATTGCTTTTCTTACTATACAATTATTATGTTCTAGATTAACAGATATTGGAGATATTACAGACACACAAAAGTTCTTCTTTGAGTTTAATACAAAAGTTGAAGATTTTGTACATAAGATTATGGAAGTCTTAAGCGATGTTTTGGATATGGATTTAATGAAAGATGAAACATTATTTACAGCATTAAAATTACATTTAAAACCATGTTTATTTCGATTGAAATATAAACGTGAATCTGGATCCCGGATGACAGCATATCTGAAAAAAGAATTTCCTGATACATTCCGTGTGGTATGGATTGTAAGTATGTTGATAGAGGAATATTTCGATTTGAAAATTACTGAAGATGAATTGAGTTACATTGTAATTTATATTCAGGCGGCGATAGATAGAAATGCTGAAAATATCAATACAGTTTTGGTTTCTTCTAGTGGTTTTGGAATCAATATGATGTTAAAAGAAAAAATTATGCGAACATTTCCTAAAATTAACATCATAGATATTATTACTGTTCATGAGTTTCGATTTAAAAAATATAAAAATGTTGAGATGATCTTGACTCTTTCAAATCTTGAAAACGAAAGCAGAGCTGTAGAAATTGATGGATTATTATCAGAAAGTAGTATGAAAGCTATTAATACAAAGTTATTAGAAATTAATAGAAAAAAAGAAGAACAAGTTCATTTTGATAAAATTTGTCATCAATTATTTGATCCAGATTTAATATTTACTCGCGTCAAAGGAAAAAGTAAAAAAGAAGTATTACGACAAGTACATAAGCAATTAGTGAAAAAAGGATATGCGAAAGAGAACTTCTTAATGACTTTATTAGACAGAGAAGAAAAAACTCCAACTTCTATAGGGAATGGAGTCGCTATACCACATGGTTCACAAACTGAAATTTATATTTCAAAAGTATGTTTTGTGACATTAGAGACTCCCATCCAATGGGATGTTAAAGAAAAAGTAGATTTTATTGCAGTCTTAGTCTTAAAAGCTGATTGTGATATAGAAATCAGAAAAATGCGTTCGTTTTATAAGTCATTTTTAGAGCTGGTAGATACAAGAGAACGTGTTGAAAATCTTGTAGCACTACAAAGTCCTATGGACTTTTATAAGTGCCTGATTCAATAG
- a CDS encoding ATP-binding protein, with amino-acid sequence MYQRAIKKQVEIALNNYPVVIITGARQVGKSTLAYEFVKDKNFDYVSLDNIDQRKIAIKDPKYFLQQFHFPLIIDEVQYAPILFEVIEEIVNMKRLETGEANGMFLLTGSQAFHLMKNVTQSLAGRASIIQMEPLGLDEIMQRKTEIYIPTQNRACLYQNDNPLDVKEIFQLICKGMYPELYRSEKVINDYYENYISTYVDRDITEFINVKDKIKFHDFLEYLAAMTSQQVNAADLGRRLGISGKTIQNWLSILEATGLIYFLQPYNDHSIAKRIVRTSKMYFSDTGLATFLIKMNHPETLRISNLSGAFFETFVVNEIRKTFLNNKQPFQAYYYRDNNQNEVDLVLLYEGKMSLIEIKQGVSFHLGSVKGFKQLEGSMYPIENRVIVCNTLKSYPLNRDIQVVPVSSI; translated from the coding sequence ATGTATCAAAGAGCTATAAAAAAACAGGTAGAAATTGCATTAAATAATTATCCTGTTGTCATTATTACAGGAGCAAGACAAGTTGGAAAGTCAACTCTTGCATATGAATTTGTAAAAGACAAAAACTTCGATTATGTATCATTAGATAACATTGATCAAAGAAAAATAGCGATAAAAGATCCTAAATATTTCTTACAACAATTCCATTTTCCATTGATCATTGACGAGGTCCAATATGCTCCAATATTATTTGAAGTGATTGAAGAAATCGTCAACATGAAAAGATTAGAAACAGGCGAAGCAAATGGAATGTTTTTACTAACAGGTTCACAAGCATTCCACCTTATGAAAAATGTAACACAATCTTTAGCAGGTCGCGCTAGTATTATACAAATGGAGCCATTAGGGCTAGATGAAATAATGCAAAGAAAAACAGAAATTTACATTCCAACACAAAATAGGGCATGTTTATATCAAAATGATAATCCTTTAGACGTAAAAGAAATCTTTCAATTGATATGCAAGGGGATGTATCCTGAATTATATCGAAGTGAAAAAGTAATCAATGATTATTATGAGAATTATATCTCAACTTATGTGGATCGTGATATTACGGAATTCATCAATGTCAAAGATAAAATAAAATTCCACGATTTTCTTGAATATTTAGCCGCAATGACATCCCAGCAGGTTAATGCTGCTGATTTGGGAAGAAGACTTGGAATCAGTGGTAAAACAATTCAGAATTGGTTATCCATCTTGGAGGCTACAGGACTTATATATTTTTTACAGCCATATAATGATCATTCTATCGCAAAAAGAATTGTAAGAACGAGTAAGATGTATTTTAGTGATACAGGTTTAGCAACTTTTTTGATTAAAATGAACCATCCTGAAACTCTACGTATTTCAAATTTATCAGGGGCTTTTTTTGAAACGTTTGTGGTCAATGAAATAAGAAAAACATTTTTGAATAATAAGCAACCATTCCAGGCTTATTACTATCGTGATAATAATCAAAATGAAGTTGATCTGGTATTACTATATGAAGGGAAAATGTCTTTAATAGAAATTAAACAAGGTGTATCATTTCATCTGGGAAGTGTGAAAGGCTTTAAACAATTAGAGGGTTCTATGTATCCAATTGAAAATCGAGTGATTGTATGTAATACACTAAAAAGCTATCCTTTAAACAGAGATATACAAGTTGTGCCTGTATCAAGTATATAA
- a CDS encoding PTS fructose transporter subunit IIB — translation MKIVGVAACTAGIAHTYMAKEKLMKGAKARGHEVKVETQGTIGIEDELTEEDIRNADVVILAVDVKISGEERFKGKPLIRVGTNTVLKNPVGLIEKVEKALAKK, via the coding sequence ATGAAGATTGTTGGTGTAGCAGCATGTACTGCAGGAATTGCGCATACTTACATGGCCAAAGAAAAACTTATGAAAGGAGCAAAGGCCCGTGGGCATGAAGTGAAAGTTGAAACTCAGGGAACAATAGGTATAGAAGACGAGTTAACAGAAGAAGACATTAGAAATGCAGATGTTGTGATTTTAGCAGTAGATGTGAAAATTTCAGGTGAGGAACGGTTTAAAGGAAAGCCCCTTATCAGAGTAGGTACAAATACTGTTTTGAAAAATCCAGTAGGTTTAATTGAAAAAGTGGAGAAAGCTTTAGCTAAAAAATAA
- a CDS encoding dihydroxy-acid dehydratase, with protein MQFKSQTIRAIAPEMDPLRIGMGWTLEDLDKPQIMIESTYGQSHPGSAHLNWFVEEAASGIKENGGKEARYYVTDICDGMAQGHDGINYSLPSRDMIANMIEIHGNATTFDAGVFIASCDKSMPAILMGIGRLNIPSIVITGGVMEAGPNLLTLEQIGMYSAQYERNEITKEQLDYYKHHACPTCGACSFMGTASTMQIMAEALGLMIPGSALMPATSHELKDMAHKAGMLAVELAKKGMKASDIVTKRSFENAIMVHAAISGSTNSLLHLPSIAKEFGIQLEADDFDRIHRNAHYLLDIRPAGKWPAQFFYYAGGVPRVMEEIRSMLYLDEKTVTGKTIGENLDDLKASGFYEKSESYLDKWGIKAIDVIRPFDNPIGKNGTIAILKGNLAPEGAVVKHSAVAKEMFHATLYAKPFDCEEDAIYAILHHEIHPNDAVIIRYEGPKGSGMPEMFYTTEAISSDEELNKSIALITDGRFSGASKGPAIGHVSPEAAEGGPIALIEEGDLIRFDIEKREINIIGFKGEEKSDEEVKKELKRRKELWIPKKPKYTTGVISLYSKHAVSPMKGGYME; from the coding sequence ATGCAATTTAAAAGTCAAACAATAAGGGCAATTGCCCCTGAAATGGATCCATTGAGAATTGGAATGGGGTGGACACTGGAAGATTTAGATAAACCACAGATTATGATAGAAAGCACATATGGACAAAGTCATCCCGGAAGTGCACATCTAAATTGGTTCGTAGAAGAAGCGGCATCAGGAATCAAAGAAAATGGCGGAAAAGAAGCACGATATTATGTAACAGATATTTGCGATGGAATGGCACAAGGACATGATGGCATCAATTATTCTTTACCAAGTCGTGACATGATAGCGAATATGATAGAAATACATGGAAATGCGACAACTTTTGATGCAGGGGTTTTTATTGCAAGTTGTGATAAAAGTATGCCAGCAATTTTGATGGGAATTGGAAGGCTAAATATTCCAAGTATCGTGATAACAGGGGGCGTTATGGAAGCTGGGCCTAATTTATTAACGTTAGAACAAATAGGCATGTATAGCGCTCAATATGAAAGAAATGAGATAACGAAAGAACAATTAGATTATTATAAACACCATGCTTGTCCTACATGTGGTGCATGCTCATTTATGGGAACAGCAAGTACTATGCAAATCATGGCTGAAGCATTAGGACTTATGATACCGGGTAGTGCATTAATGCCTGCAACAAGTCATGAATTAAAAGATATGGCTCATAAAGCAGGTATGCTTGCAGTAGAATTAGCGAAAAAAGGCATGAAAGCAAGCGATATTGTAACAAAAAGAAGTTTTGAAAATGCGATAATGGTGCATGCAGCAATCTCAGGATCAACTAATTCATTACTGCATTTACCTTCAATAGCAAAGGAATTTGGGATTCAGTTAGAAGCAGATGATTTTGATCGAATTCATCGAAATGCTCATTATTTATTGGATATTCGTCCAGCAGGGAAATGGCCAGCACAATTTTTCTATTATGCAGGTGGTGTACCTAGGGTAATGGAAGAAATTAGATCTATGCTTTATTTAGACGAAAAAACAGTTACTGGTAAAACAATTGGAGAAAATTTAGATGACTTAAAAGCTTCAGGATTTTATGAAAAATCTGAGTCTTATTTAGATAAATGGGGAATAAAAGCGATTGATGTGATTCGTCCATTTGATAATCCAATTGGTAAAAATGGAACTATTGCAATATTAAAGGGAAATTTAGCACCTGAAGGGGCAGTGGTAAAACATTCAGCTGTGGCAAAAGAGATGTTTCATGCGACACTATATGCAAAACCGTTTGATTGTGAAGAAGATGCAATATATGCTATTTTACATCATGAAATACATCCCAATGATGCAGTAATCATTCGTTATGAAGGACCAAAAGGAAGTGGAATGCCTGAAATGTTTTACACAACGGAAGCAATTTCTTCTGATGAAGAATTAAATAAATCAATTGCTCTAATTACAGATGGGCGTTTCTCAGGAGCTAGTAAAGGACCAGCGATTGGACATGTTTCACCAGAAGCAGCTGAGGGTGGACCAATCGCATTAATTGAAGAAGGCGATTTAATACGGTTTGATATAGAAAAAAGAGAAATTAATATCATTGGCTTTAAAGGTGAAGAAAAAAGCGATGAAGAAGTTAAAAAAGAACTTAAAAGAAGGAAAGAACTTTGGATACCTAAAAAACCAAAATATACAACAGGTGTTATATCATTGTATTCTAAACATGCAGTTTCGCCTATGAAAGGTGGATATATGGAATAA
- a CDS encoding PTS fructose transporter subunit IIC: MEKTRKKFEIKKHILTGISYMIPLVVAAGLCMALGQVIDSDVRNSTAGIGYYLYQAGSFGMSAVVPVITAGVAYSIGDRPGIAPGLIIGFICSAIKAGFIGGLVGGFLVGYLVLACKKYIRVPKAIQGLMPIMIIPVLVTAVSAILMYTLLGQPFVWLMNVLTEWITGLQSGSKFVFGAVLGGMACFDFGGPVNKTMSTFVNGLMIDGVIGPESVKFVGSMIPPFGIAISCLLTRNKYTKAEKEQLKAAVPMGICMITEGVIPIAARDLFRVVFACVCGSAVAGGLCMVWGTGSPIPHGGMLTVPLFTNPMMFCVALAIGSIITGVILSLIKKPVTEEDEIADLNDIDFGANTDINDDEIKIENI, translated from the coding sequence ATGGAAAAGACAAGAAAAAAATTTGAGATTAAAAAACATATTCTAACAGGAATCAGCTACATGATTCCATTGGTAGTAGCAGCCGGTCTTTGTATGGCATTAGGGCAGGTTATCGATTCAGATGTTCGTAATTCAACTGCAGGTATTGGGTATTATTTGTATCAAGCTGGTAGCTTTGGTATGTCAGCTGTAGTTCCAGTAATTACAGCAGGTGTAGCTTATTCCATTGGTGATAGACCAGGAATTGCTCCAGGTTTGATTATTGGTTTTATCTGTTCAGCAATTAAAGCAGGATTTATTGGTGGTTTAGTTGGCGGTTTCTTAGTGGGTTATTTGGTATTAGCATGTAAAAAATATATTCGCGTACCAAAAGCTATTCAGGGATTAATGCCAATTATGATTATTCCTGTTTTAGTAACTGCAGTTAGTGCAATCTTAATGTATACATTGTTAGGACAACCATTTGTTTGGTTAATGAATGTCTTAACTGAGTGGATTACTGGTTTACAATCAGGAAGTAAATTTGTATTCGGTGCTGTTTTAGGTGGTATGGCTTGTTTCGATTTTGGAGGCCCTGTGAACAAAACAATGTCAACGTTCGTTAATGGTTTGATGATTGATGGTGTTATTGGCCCTGAATCAGTTAAATTCGTTGGTTCAATGATTCCACCATTTGGTATTGCAATTTCATGCTTATTAACAAGAAATAAATATACAAAAGCAGAAAAAGAACAATTAAAAGCAGCAGTTCCAATGGGCATTTGTATGATTACTGAAGGTGTTATACCTATTGCAGCTCGTGATTTATTCCGCGTAGTATTTGCATGCGTTTGCGGTTCAGCTGTAGCTGGTGGATTATGCATGGTTTGGGGTACAGGATCTCCAATTCCACATGGTGGAATGTTAACAGTTCCTTTATTTACGAATCCTATGATGTTCTGTGTGGCATTAGCTATTGGTTCTATAATTACTGGTGTTATTTTATCATTAATTAAAAAACCTGTAACTGAAGAAGATGAAATCGCTGATTTAAACGATATTGATTTTGGTGCGAATACAGATATTAATGATGATGAAATAAAGATTGAAAATATTTAA
- a CDS encoding ketose-bisphosphate aldolase, with amino-acid sequence MLLTMKELLDVAHENGFAVGAYNATESCLFRAVVEEAERLNAPAIIQVSPGEFNFATPEFYEYVRMRLANSKVPFALHLDHGKTLEEIMRAIKAGFTSVMIDGSMLTYEENVALSKKVTELAHAANVTVEGEIGTIGAIGNSDEGGVDNITYTDPNEVVDFVTKTGVDCLAIAIGTAHGIYPKGYVPKLQLELLKEIKKVAPVPLVLHGGSNNPDDEIAESCRIGISKINISSDFKSAYFAKVKEVLDTTGGFVPAKVLDPAIQEAKKVIAQKMELFSSIDKAKLYW; translated from the coding sequence ATGTTATTAACAATGAAAGAATTACTAGATGTAGCACATGAAAATGGTTTTGCAGTAGGAGCATATAATGCAACAGAAAGCTGTTTGTTTCGCGCGGTTGTAGAGGAAGCAGAACGTTTAAATGCACCAGCTATTATTCAAGTTTCACCAGGTGAATTTAATTTTGCTACACCTGAATTTTATGAATATGTGAGAATGCGTTTAGCGAACAGTAAAGTACCATTTGCCTTACATTTAGATCATGGAAAAACATTAGAGGAAATCATGAGAGCTATTAAAGCAGGTTTTACATCTGTAATGATTGATGGATCTATGTTGACATATGAAGAAAATGTAGCATTAAGTAAAAAAGTAACAGAATTAGCTCATGCAGCAAATGTTACTGTTGAAGGTGAAATCGGAACAATTGGAGCAATTGGAAATTCAGATGAAGGTGGCGTGGATAACATTACATATACTGATCCAAATGAAGTTGTAGATTTTGTCACAAAAACAGGTGTTGATTGTTTAGCAATTGCCATTGGAACTGCACATGGCATTTATCCAAAAGGATATGTTCCAAAATTACAATTAGAATTATTGAAAGAAATTAAGAAAGTTGCGCCTGTACCATTGGTATTACATGGTGGAAGTAATAATCCTGATGATGAAATTGCTGAATCTTGTAGAATCGGTATTTCTAAAATTAATATTTCAAGCGATTTTAAGAGTGCATATTTTGCTAAAGTAAAAGAGGTTTTGGATACAACAGGAGGATTTGTGCCTGCAAAAGTATTAGATCCAGCCATTCAAGAAGCCAAAAAGGTTATAGCACAAAAAATGGAATTATTCAGTTCCATTGATAAGGCAAAACTTTATTGGTAA
- a CDS encoding iron-containing alcohol dehydrogenase: protein MDRFEFYAPTKVYFGKKQETKVGEILEKSCYKKVLVHYGGNSAKKSGLLDIVCNSLKEHNVDYVTLGGVVSNPVLSKVREGISICKEENIDFILAVGGGSVLDSAKAIGYGVMNEGDVWDYYLGKKEPKACLPVGVVLTIAATGSEMSNSSVITNEEGGYKRALNHELGICKFAILNPELTYTLPNYQTESGCTDILMHTMERYFNKVKTLELNDQFAESLMRVVIMNAKILKDHPNDYDARAEVMWAASLSHNDITGSRTYGDWACHQLEHELGGMFQVAHGAGLAAIWASWARYVYQEKPERFARYARNVWDIREADDIKAALAGIDATEKFFKEIDMPINLHELLNRDITDKEIKELSYKCSFEENRTIGKFKVLTIEDMEKIYMMAK, encoded by the coding sequence ATGGATAGATTTGAATTCTACGCTCCTACTAAAGTGTATTTTGGAAAGAAACAAGAAACAAAAGTAGGAGAAATATTAGAAAAAAGTTGTTATAAAAAAGTACTAGTACATTATGGAGGTAATAGTGCTAAAAAAAGTGGTTTATTAGACATTGTATGTAATTCATTAAAAGAACACAACGTTGATTATGTTACGTTAGGAGGAGTTGTATCCAATCCAGTATTATCTAAAGTAAGAGAAGGTATTTCAATATGTAAGGAAGAAAATATTGATTTTATTCTAGCTGTAGGTGGAGGAAGTGTTCTTGATTCCGCTAAAGCAATTGGATATGGCGTTATGAATGAAGGGGATGTATGGGATTATTATTTAGGCAAGAAAGAGCCAAAAGCATGTTTACCTGTTGGTGTTGTATTAACTATAGCTGCAACAGGAAGTGAAATGAGTAATTCTAGTGTGATCACAAATGAAGAAGGTGGCTATAAACGTGCATTAAACCATGAATTAGGTATTTGCAAGTTTGCTATACTTAATCCAGAATTGACATACACATTACCTAATTATCAAACAGAAAGTGGTTGTACCGATATTCTGATGCATACAATGGAAAGATATTTTAATAAAGTGAAAACATTAGAATTAAATGATCAATTTGCAGAAAGTTTGATGCGAGTAGTCATTATGAATGCTAAAATACTGAAAGATCATCCTAATGATTATGATGCACGAGCTGAGGTAATGTGGGCTGCAAGTTTATCTCATAATGACATAACAGGCAGCAGGACATATGGCGATTGGGCTTGTCATCAATTGGAACATGAATTAGGTGGGATGTTCCAGGTTGCACATGGAGCAGGATTAGCAGCAATTTGGGCAAGTTGGGCAAGATATGTATATCAAGAAAAACCTGAACGATTTGCTAGATACGCTAGAAATGTTTGGGATATTCGTGAAGCTGATGATATAAAGGCTGCTTTGGCTGGAATTGATGCTACCGAAAAATTCTTTAAAGAAATTGACATGCCAATTAATCTTCATGAACTTTTAAATAGAGATATTACTGATAAGGAAATCAAAGAGCTTTCATATAAATGTAGTTTTGAAGAAAATCGTACAATTGGAAAGTTTAAAGTGCTAACCATTGAAGATATGGAAAAGATTTATATGATGGCGAAATAA
- a CDS encoding iron-containing alcohol dehydrogenase, with the protein MFELVNNRQLIFGENKINEVGKLIKWYGCKKAFCAVYPEGEHVYNKVKSLLEEEGIASISFYKVGKEPDMHIIHEGRDLFKLENCDCTIAIGGGSVIDTAKTVGMLAVNEGNVDDYQMHGKEVKKEPPLFIAIPTTSGTGAEATKTSVVTNNDNGLKKSLYHTSMIADIVILDPNLTLGLPKRLTAATGMDALSHAIESYVSLNASPMTEMFGLKSIELINQYLEKAYHKPDNLEARGGMMLASYLGGCAITAGIGIAHIMAQPLGAIYHIPHGDACSIFLPIAMELNLPYATKKYAKIAEALHVYDSTASNQKNAMNAIQRVKEIRAAIDAPNCLTPYIKNSPTIDEIIDIVKRTTGHITCNPKPLNEQLIFDAFRMACDKSK; encoded by the coding sequence ATGTTTGAATTAGTTAACAACCGTCAACTTATTTTTGGAGAAAATAAGATCAATGAAGTAGGAAAACTTATAAAATGGTATGGGTGTAAAAAAGCGTTTTGTGCTGTTTATCCAGAAGGTGAGCATGTATATAACAAAGTCAAATCATTGCTTGAAGAAGAAGGTATTGCATCAATTAGTTTTTATAAAGTAGGTAAAGAACCTGATATGCATATCATTCATGAAGGTCGTGATCTTTTTAAACTTGAAAATTGTGATTGTACCATTGCTATCGGTGGAGGTAGCGTAATTGACACTGCTAAAACTGTTGGTATGCTGGCAGTAAATGAAGGTAATGTTGATGATTATCAGATGCATGGTAAAGAAGTAAAAAAAGAACCACCTTTATTTATTGCCATTCCTACAACTTCTGGAACAGGTGCAGAAGCAACAAAAACAAGTGTTGTTACAAATAATGATAATGGTTTGAAAAAAAGTTTATATCACACATCAATGATTGCCGATATCGTCATATTAGATCCAAATTTAACTTTAGGTCTACCAAAAAGACTAACAGCAGCAACAGGTATGGATGCCTTAAGCCACGCTATTGAATCCTATGTATCATTGAATGCATCTCCAATGACTGAAATGTTTGGTTTAAAATCAATTGAACTGATTAATCAGTATTTGGAAAAAGCATATCACAAACCAGATAATTTAGAAGCACGCGGTGGAATGATGCTTGCCAGCTATTTAGGGGGATGTGCTATAACAGCTGGTATAGGCATCGCTCATATTATGGCTCAGCCACTTGGCGCTATTTATCATATTCCTCATGGGGATGCTTGTTCTATTTTCTTGCCTATTGCAATGGAACTTAATTTACCTTATGCAACAAAGAAATATGCCAAAATAGCAGAGGCCCTTCATGTTTATGATTCTACTGCATCTAATCAAAAAAATGCAATGAACGCTATTCAACGCGTAAAAGAGATTCGTGCCGCCATTGATGCACCTAATTGTTTAACACCTTATATAAAGAACAGTCCTACAATAGATGAAATCATTGACATAGTGAAACGTACAACTGGTCATATTACATGTAATCCTAAACCTTTGAACGAACAATTAATCTTTGATGCCTTCCGTATGGCTTGTGATAAAAGCAAGTAA
- a CDS encoding PTS sugar transporter subunit IIA, producing MGSMKISDVMDESRIDLKLKGKTKDEIIEEMVDLFDRSGVLCDREQFKKDVYFRESEGVTGMGDGLAIPHGKSKGVEKTCIAIGRSQTPIEWESLDDKPIEVFVMMAVKDTDKSELISLLSQIAIALCDENVTKKLFVTESPSEVIDLFK from the coding sequence ATGGGTAGTATGAAAATTTCAGATGTAATGGACGAATCAAGGATTGATTTAAAACTAAAAGGGAAAACAAAAGATGAAATCATTGAAGAAATGGTTGATTTATTTGACAGAAGCGGCGTTTTGTGTGATAGAGAACAATTTAAAAAAGATGTTTACTTTAGAGAATCTGAGGGTGTAACTGGAATGGGTGATGGCTTAGCTATACCACATGGAAAGTCTAAAGGTGTTGAGAAAACATGTATCGCTATTGGAAGATCACAAACGCCAATTGAATGGGAGTCTCTTGATGATAAACCAATTGAAGTATTCGTTATGATGGCAGTTAAAGATACAGATAAATCAGAGTTAATATCACTGCTTTCACAAATAGCTATTGCACTATGTGATGAAAATGTTACAAAAAAATTATTTGTAACAGAAAGTCCTAGTGAAGTAATAGATTTATTTAAATAG